A window of Candidatus Omnitrophota bacterium contains these coding sequences:
- a CDS encoding DUF5989 family protein produces the protein MVKAVSRFSILGELFGFLWLNRLWWMIPFVAVLVILGLLVLLVQSSAVVPFIYTLF, from the coding sequence GTGGTTAAGGCGGTTTCCCGGTTTTCGATACTGGGGGAATTATTCGGTTTCTTATGGCTGAATAGACTCTGGTGGATGATCCCGTTCGTCGCTGTTTTGGTTATTTTGGGCTTGTTGGTCCTGCTGGTCCAGTCTTCCGCGGTTGTCCCTTTCATTTATACTTTATTCTGA
- a CDS encoding glycosyltransferase — MSSKTVGIIIVSAGREDFIRPLLDSIKAQDHPVSRVIVIDNSRDGLSYCQALNKGIAECREEFILCLNDDVILENDFVRLALAGFSIDGRVGMVSGKILRWDKKTIDSTGLFLSVFRTVRERGYGVLDCGQYEKPGMVFGVTGAVAFYRRSMLDGLADDGKVFDEDMSFFYEDLDIAWRGYNAGWTATYVPRAKAYHLRGGTARPAEGIGRKFSRRFLSDHLQFELIKNRYITIIKNERLADFLCFFIFIVFYELLSWVFLLVFNPGVLRLFFERGIPAGLALSKRNRFKYPAKMVK; from the coding sequence ATGTCAAGCAAAACAGTCGGTATTATAATCGTTTCGGCGGGCAGGGAGGATTTTATCCGGCCTTTGCTGGATTCGATAAAAGCGCAGGATCATCCGGTTTCCCGGGTCATTGTCATAGATAATTCCCGGGACGGGTTGTCCTATTGTCAGGCTTTGAATAAAGGCATCGCCGAATGCCGGGAGGAATTCATCCTTTGCCTGAATGACGATGTCATACTGGAAAATGATTTTGTGCGGTTGGCGCTGGCGGGTTTTTCGATTGATGGGCGCGTGGGTATGGTCAGCGGCAAGATCCTGCGCTGGGACAAAAAGACCATTGACAGCACCGGGCTTTTCTTGAGCGTGTTCCGGACTGTGCGTGAAAGGGGCTACGGCGTTTTGGACTGCGGGCAGTATGAAAAACCGGGAATGGTCTTTGGGGTGACCGGGGCAGTGGCCTTTTACCGACGGAGTATGCTGGATGGCCTGGCGGATGACGGCAAAGTTTTTGACGAGGATATGAGTTTTTTTTATGAAGACCTGGATATTGCCTGGCGCGGTTATAACGCCGGATGGACCGCGACCTATGTCCCCCGGGCTAAGGCATATCACCTCAGGGGAGGCACAGCCAGGCCGGCTGAGGGGATCGGCCGTAAATTCAGCCGCAGGTTCCTTTCTGACCATTTGCAGTTTGAATTGATAAAGAACCGGTATATCACTATAATAAAGAACGAGAGGCTGGCGGACTTCCTGTGTTTTTTTATATTTATTGTTTTTTACGAGCTGTTATCCTGGGTTTTTTTGCTGGTTTTCAATCCCGGGGTTTTGAGACTGTTCTTTGAGCGCGGTATCCCGGCAGGTTTAGCGCTCTCGAAAAGAAATCGGTTTAAATATCCGGCAAAAATGGTAAAATAA